A genomic segment from Micromonospora echinaurantiaca encodes:
- a CDS encoding low temperature requirement protein A, with the protein MTTGGARLLRGPRGPRRAIFLELFFDLVFVATLVQLSRGLMRDLSWSGAFQTLVLLLAMWWTWSITTWTTNLYDPQRMEIQFLVTATMLGSLLMVAALPDAFGARGLVFAGAYVAIHVGRQVYFVLALRGHQLQRRSLRLLFWFGVSAVPWFAGALMAGPARPVLWTLAVAVDYTGGILRFPTPGLGRSPESDFPVLAEHLAERYRQLFIIALGELILVTALTLGGTGFAAERIVAFVVGFAGTVLFWRIYVYRAGDLLPAAIAAARKPDSLARWSALAHLIMLAGIVATAVGDEIIITHPLGHSQPAWVAAILGGPALFLAGRAGFEYAVFARTPYAWLIGILVLAALAPPLLHAPPLLVAAAALAVLVGAAAADAARARRHPPPALPSPPE; encoded by the coding sequence ATGACGACGGGCGGGGCCAGGCTGCTGCGAGGGCCCAGGGGGCCGCGCCGGGCGATCTTCCTCGAGCTCTTCTTCGACCTGGTGTTCGTCGCCACGCTCGTGCAGCTCTCGCGGGGCCTGATGCGGGACCTCAGCTGGAGCGGGGCTTTCCAGACGCTGGTGCTGCTGCTGGCCATGTGGTGGACCTGGAGCATCACCACCTGGACGACCAACCTGTACGACCCGCAACGCATGGAGATCCAGTTCCTGGTCACCGCGACCATGCTGGGCAGCCTGCTGATGGTGGCCGCGCTGCCCGACGCGTTCGGGGCCCGCGGGCTGGTCTTCGCCGGGGCGTACGTGGCGATCCACGTCGGCCGCCAGGTCTACTTCGTCCTCGCCCTGCGCGGTCACCAGTTGCAGCGCAGAAGCCTGCGACTGCTGTTCTGGTTCGGTGTGTCGGCGGTGCCGTGGTTCGCCGGCGCGCTCATGGCGGGTCCCGCGCGGCCGGTCCTCTGGACGCTGGCGGTCGCGGTCGACTACACCGGCGGGATCCTCCGCTTCCCCACGCCGGGGCTGGGCCGCTCGCCCGAATCGGACTTCCCGGTCCTGGCCGAGCATCTGGCCGAGCGGTACCGGCAGCTCTTCATCATCGCGCTCGGCGAGTTGATCCTGGTCACCGCGTTGACCCTGGGCGGTACCGGCTTCGCGGCCGAACGGATCGTGGCGTTCGTGGTGGGGTTCGCCGGCACCGTGCTGTTCTGGCGGATCTACGTCTACCGGGCCGGTGACCTGCTGCCCGCCGCCATCGCCGCGGCCCGCAAGCCGGACAGCCTGGCCCGGTGGTCCGCGCTCGCCCACCTGATCATGCTGGCCGGCATCGTGGCCACCGCGGTCGGCGACGAGATCATCATCACCCATCCGCTCGGACATTCGCAGCCGGCCTGGGTCGCCGCCATCCTCGGCGGACCCGCGCTGTTCCTGGCCGGCCGGGCCGGCTTCGAGTACGCCGTCTTCGCCCGGACGCCTTACGCCTGGCTGATCGGCATCCTCGTGCTGGCCGCCCTGGCGCCGCCGCTGCTCCACGCACCGCCGCTGCTGGTCGCCGCGGCGGCCCTCGCGGTCCTCGTCGGGGCCGCCGCCGCCGACGCGGCCCGCGCCCGTCGGCATCCGCCGCCCGCGCTGCCGTCGCCGCCCGAGTAG